In Alistipes ihumii AP11, a genomic segment contains:
- a CDS encoding efflux RND transporter periplasmic adaptor subunit, which translates to MKRLITMVVVIGMLCACGQSSHENSTIRSVALTEPVRLEASHVISHPGIVREAHTISLGFKTAGQIERIHVREGDYVRQGTLLAELDDADYRLGVEALQIQYDQLKDEVGRTKQLFDQKSVSANDYEKAVAGLRQLGVQLQVNKNKLDYTKLYAPTDGYVQAVNFSPAEMVDAGTALFTLLDVSHMEVAADIPAGEYRQRDLFTRFYCKAAGIEEEFPMKLSSITPKADGNQLYQLRLTFAGQPDKRLTAGMNVEIGIVVADTASITGFAIPLCAVFRDTDGNEPCVWVFERDSTVTKRPVVLRGTDDEGRAVVIEGLTDKERIVRAGVNVLQEGERVRVVGKSSKTNIGGLL; encoded by the coding sequence ATGAAAAGATTGATTACTATGGTTGTCGTCATCGGAATGCTCTGTGCCTGCGGCCAATCATCGCACGAAAATTCCACCATACGGAGTGTTGCGCTGACCGAACCTGTACGGTTGGAAGCCTCCCATGTAATAAGCCATCCGGGCATCGTCCGCGAAGCGCACACGATCAGCCTCGGCTTCAAAACCGCCGGACAGATCGAGCGTATCCATGTCCGCGAAGGCGATTATGTCCGACAGGGGACTTTACTTGCCGAGCTGGACGACGCAGATTATCGACTGGGCGTCGAGGCACTGCAAATCCAGTACGACCAACTTAAAGACGAAGTAGGACGCACGAAGCAGCTTTTTGACCAAAAGAGCGTTTCGGCCAACGATTATGAAAAGGCCGTCGCTGGTCTGCGGCAGCTGGGCGTGCAGTTGCAGGTGAACAAGAACAAACTCGACTATACGAAACTGTATGCGCCGACCGACGGGTATGTGCAGGCCGTGAACTTTTCTCCGGCGGAGATGGTCGATGCCGGTACGGCGCTGTTTACCCTGCTGGACGTATCGCACATGGAAGTCGCAGCGGATATTCCGGCCGGCGAATACAGACAACGTGACCTTTTCACCCGTTTTTATTGTAAGGCAGCGGGTATTGAAGAAGAATTTCCGATGAAACTGTCGAGCATCACTCCCAAAGCCGACGGCAATCAGCTCTATCAGCTACGCCTGACCTTTGCCGGGCAGCCCGACAAACGGCTGACGGCAGGCATGAATGTCGAAATCGGGATCGTTGTCGCGGATACGGCTTCCATTACAGGGTTCGCCATACCGCTGTGCGCCGTCTTCCGCGATACAGACGGCAACGAACCGTGCGTGTGGGTATTCGAACGGGATTCCACCGTGACCAAACGTCCTGTCGTGCTGCGCGGAACGGACGACGAAGGTCGTGCCGTTGTCATCGAAGGGCTGACCGACAAAGAACGCATCGTCCGCGCCGGAGTGAATGTCCTGCAAGAAGGTGAACGGGTACGTGTCGTAGGAAAATCGAGCAAAACCAATATAGGAGGATTGCTGTAA
- a CDS encoding AraC family transcriptional regulator, whose translation MKQAYWDWNLDLLWLSAENTAVHLNKEFILIDNFDESPEQANADLEFVNHPVKLSFTIAIFCLAGRMSVQINLQEFELRANDILIVLEGAIGEYRGMSDDTRIAVIAFASEYFQTALQTDATMSLQRRLYASPICHLTSAAMEETMAIYHLMKAKIAETDNPFRKGALLGYTQVLTYNAYKYLLAADSGDGKLKEKSGRQQELYTQFIEEVRQSYTKERSISYYAGRLCVTPKYLSQIVRKVSGRFAGDWITDYVILEAKALLKSRKYTIQQIADRLNFANQSFFGKYFKEKVGCSPSEYQKT comes from the coding sequence ATGAAACAGGCTTATTGGGATTGGAATTTGGATTTGCTCTGGCTATCCGCAGAGAATACGGCTGTTCATTTGAACAAGGAGTTTATTCTGATCGACAATTTCGACGAGAGTCCGGAACAAGCAAACGCGGACTTGGAATTTGTAAATCATCCGGTCAAACTCTCCTTTACAATCGCAATTTTTTGTCTGGCAGGGCGGATGTCGGTTCAAATCAACTTGCAGGAGTTCGAGCTCCGGGCTAATGACATTCTGATTGTTCTGGAGGGAGCCATTGGGGAATACCGGGGTATGAGCGACGATACCCGGATTGCCGTAATCGCTTTCGCGTCCGAATATTTCCAGACTGCGCTTCAAACCGACGCGACAATGTCTCTGCAACGCCGATTGTACGCTTCGCCTATTTGTCATCTGACGTCAGCAGCGATGGAGGAGACGATGGCGATTTATCATCTGATGAAAGCGAAAATAGCGGAAACGGATAATCCGTTCCGCAAAGGGGCACTGCTCGGATATACGCAGGTACTTACTTATAATGCTTACAAATACCTGCTTGCAGCCGATTCCGGCGACGGGAAATTGAAAGAAAAAAGCGGCCGTCAGCAAGAGTTATACACACAATTTATCGAAGAGGTGCGGCAAAGCTACACGAAAGAACGCAGCATATCCTATTATGCAGGCAGGCTGTGCGTAACGCCCAAATATCTGTCGCAGATCGTTCGTAAAGTGAGCGGCCGGTTTGCCGGCGACTGGATTACCGATTACGTCATCCTCGAAGCGAAAGCCTTGCTCAAAAGCCGCAAATACACCATACAGCAGATAGCGGACAGATTGAATTTCGCCAACCAGTCCTTCTTCGGAAAGTATTTCAAGGAGAAGGTCGGATGCTCACCGTCGGAGTATCAAAAAACATAA